Within Vicia villosa cultivar HV-30 ecotype Madison, WI linkage group LG1, Vvil1.0, whole genome shotgun sequence, the genomic segment tctgcgggggtggactggagtagtttagttaacaacgaaccaggataaaaataactgtgcaatttatttttatcggtcaagtttttaaagctacacttattcaaaccccccctttctaagtgtttttctatccttcatgcctaaccctctcaccctgggccctcctctgccgcctgtatgtcgccgcacggtccgcatcaAGGACGATAATCTCCATCaccgcgactgcctctggaccgccccgctccacgatacctcgatccaacgcgtcccgcccaatcatcgatatccgctgacagatcggcatgagatcaatggcgtgatcatcctcggccagctggttctccaggatctcctcgtgtgttggcctaggagcgccgggaacgtcgggtctcaagagaggatgggacacccggtagaaccatgtgacgtacccctccacactgtgccagtcctgggtgacccgcatgcgatggtactcctccggtaccacatgatcctcccaatgctcccatatggcagtgagctgcactctggtcactgtgtcaggagcagcctcgaagggtgacctgggtatgatctgcacgaatccgaactgacgcatgcaccgctccgggagataccgaaccatgatgccggtcccgcatgccaaccagcctgaatatagagcaaccccgtcgaaggggacaacctgagcgtAGTCGGcaaacggcctccaggtgacgtcgtcgtgcatcgtgcggtctaggtacaggcggtatggtcccaccgcatcgttccccctctggagaacgtatctggcggccctgggcatggggtCCACATactcaggatcgatgtggaagccgtggatgcgggagaagtaggagatgatccagctctgaaacagaaacaagataatgtattaaaattaaatacgaaacataaataaataaatacgagaatgtgttaaaatcaaacgtaccgtaagcaaagtgcaggatccgaccagctgcctcgtcctccagttggaggcctcattcatcttctggtagagatatgccagagtagctgccccccagttccactggtgaacggtatccaagtccatgaaatagcggaggtaggtcacgtcgacgtacctggcgctcttgtccacaaagcatgcagcgcctaccacatgcatgtaccagcaccggagagcgcagtcgcggtgatactgtgtgaacaggtcgttatcctcctgctcggcctcggccgccgcgtccaggtggaactcaaaatagatcttcagtgtagtgaaccggacatgaggcccacaagtcgtggcgcactcaaagtgagcaacctcctcctccatgcccagatagagcgtcatccactcaatggcctccaccctctggatcttggagtgggtcaacagcggccccctaataggcaggtggagaagacattggacgtcatgcaaggtgatcgtcatctccccaaccggcaggtggaaagatgacgtctccttgtgccagcgctccacaaatgccccctgcatgccggtgctgatggtggtgtacccggtcatgcagagtcCGCTAAGCcttgaacctcgcacatggtcgttaaaccactgagctgctggtttaaacagaccgaaaatcttcctggagtggttaaccattttcaatggctctctctcctgttacaaacaaaaaacaaataagcgagaaataaacggtaaaattataaaaaatggtgacaaataaacggctaagttaaaaaaatacctctccctcccagatccgccgagcgacgtgatcctggtagtgaatcagcagggaagtgtcaaaaggccctcccggatagctatccacctcctgctcctcctgctcctcctcctccccgactggagggtcaacatccggtatgacctcctcctcctcctcatcatcatcatcctccccctctcgctggcgggaagaagatacccgagccagcctactcctatagCCTGAAggagatgaactctccaccaagtcctgtgtaacgcgcacacggcgtccccggccccgcccgcgtgtcgacgccagctgcgtcgccgcccgctcgcgtctagccgacgcagtctgggactccctgccctgtctgatgcgtgctggctggttgcctgtcatgttcctgtaaacaatcgaaattgaaatcgattaatatgcgagacaaatgaaaaaacaaaaaaaaattgcacttctgatacagttcggaagttcatttccgaaactgggatggaggtgttttcggaaatgaacttccgaaacacccctgcgcagagcttttctgcaaccttcaatggcagaccccaaaatcaaaattcaaacctatgtatacacattctaaacatcctaaatatcagtataaacctaacctaatacattttttgctatttgtaaacaccctaatatacattttaatcatagatcttaaaatcaaaatgcttacctattgaatagattggaggactttagaatgtaatagagcaactagatggagcctttgaggtagcttggaactggtttgcacaaaaatctctttggggttgagtttgaagaagattagggtaaatgatttgggggagggggccgttttgcttaatctgcaaaacgcgcagtatttcggaaatgaacttccgaaatgctgttttcggaaatgaacttccgaaatatgtcaaattttttttaaaaaaaaagcgctttcgaagatgtatctccgaaaacacctttttcttgcatttcggaagttcatttccgaagtcaggggtagtttgggtttttcaccagaggtgaactagaaggttgggaggttggtaaagaaattttcaaaatatattaacCAATTTTTTTATCGCGAATCTTATTCAAAGGGAAGGTTTGTCCTCTAAATAAAGAGGAAGTTTGATGTAGGCAACATTGTTTtaagaaacaagaaaaagaatGCTAAACAAGATAAACTCACACCAAATTGAGAAGTTTCATGCATGACCATCAACAAGACAAGCATTGAAGGATATGTGCTCAAAACCCTATTTGAAGAATCATATCTTTTCAAATACCTCTTCGTTATAAATAGGTTAGTTAATAGGCATAAAAATCAACAACTTATTTGCCAATACCTTTCACTGTGATAGTCCGATTGAATTTGACTCAAGTGTGAAAATTATTATCGgttgatattttaattatttgtgatttgctatgcacatatacatataaaatgccaacaattaattaatttacttaTGGTCGATATTACTTACTTATAGAGTTAGTTGTTCCCTCTAAAGAAGTTTGACCAAGtacaaaatactttttttttaaataaataattggtTAACAAACTGCATGAAACATTTTAAGAAAATGTTAAAACACAATTAATTTTAATACTTAGATTAGATGGACACACCCATACCACTtggatttacacacaaccaatcatatttttttattaattaaataataaaactaaaattatctgtctcctccattatcacaaccaccttccatgttggcaattaaaaacgaaattaaattttaaataaatttaaattctctctCTTTTTATTGGTTGTTACTAAATATATGAATTTAGGGTCGTGTCCATGAAAAAATTGCAGACTCATGTCGCTGACTATCACAAATATTTCAAACTTGGAAGACTAAAAGTTATAATAGAAACatttgtaaaagaaaagaaagaagaagaagctaTAATGTTGAATATTAGTCCGCAATTAAAATAACGAAGACGTGTAAGAAAAATTTATGGGACCAACAATAAAAACACACTACAAAAAACATGCTCTTACTATATATATTACAACACGTTAAAATCCATTATCAATCATACATCCTCTTATAGTATACTTCTTCTTCTTACATTACCAAAAATGGATTCTTCCAAGCTGTTGGGTCTTATATCCATGATTCTCTTGTTACTTCTGCCTATGGTTACCAAAGGAGATTCCATTGATGATCCTAATAATGATTTCCTTGGTGcgttttgaaaagaagaaaaaaaagttcaTTAACATCTATTTCATTTTTTTGTATACATAGATCCTTTACATACTACTATTGAATAAGTTCATAATATTATCATCTATGTATTTAATTGCAGATAGGGTTTGTGAAGAAGTCGATTGTGGGAGAGGAAGGTGCTTCGTGAATACGAGTTTACCTTTGAGCTTCGCTTGTGAATGCGAATCCGGATGGAAGAGAActcaagatgaagatgatgatttatATGCCACTAGCTTCCTTCCTTGTGTCATTCCCGAATGTAAATTTTTCATATCCGTCACACTCTGACCAACATCTACCTCAACGCCTGACACTCTTTATATCATACGTGTGTCAGACAACTTAGACTAATATTTATAAAAGTTATATTTATATTGCAGGTAGTTTGAATTATGGTTGCCAACAAGCACCAAGTCCGGTTAGAGAGAAGAGTGTCCCTAACAATATTAGGGCTTATGATCGTAAGTAACATAATCTTATATTTATTGATATAAGAGAAAATTTTACTATGATATATTTTGAGTTTGAACTAATAATAGTTTTTTGTAGCTTGCAATTGGGCATATTGTGGAGAAGGTAGATGCATAAGGAACAGGACACATACACTCATGTACATGTGTGAATGCAATCACAAGTATTATAATCTTCTTGATATATCTGTTTTCCCATGTTACAGTAAATGTAAGAATCATTAAactgttattaattttttattatcttgAAATTAGTAACATAATGTTGAAAAAAATGAATGTTGTTGACGAAAGATGATTTAATTTCTTGGTGAACTTTAAATTTTGAAGGTACTCTTGGATCTGATTGTTCAAGCCTTGGAATTAGAGTTTCAAATTCAACTGCAAATTTTGAAAATGATGGTGAGAGACTGGACTTTGAATTTTAtactttttttcttaataattttttatttcatcaaTATGATGTCTGTGTCGTGTCTAGTGTTTGAGTCATGTGTGAGTCATTCGTAGCACTTAATTATAAAGtaaagattgaaatttgattatgTGTTTGATTTGGTATACTCCAGCAAGCTCAACAATCTTTGGAGGAAGGTTCTATTGGATAATTGTTTTGTTGATGTCAACTGGCATGGTTATGTGGAGCTAGTTAGATGAGAGATTGTGTGTGTCTTTGTGCTGAACTTCATGATTATTGGAAGTTTGATGTGAATTAGTCTAATTTTGTGAGTTCTTTATTTAATTGTTGTGATTTTTgtgtaaaataaatatatagttttgttatagcCTATAAAAATAAAGCACTGATTCAGTGATCGGAGAAGATGacggagaagatgactgttgTATCATACTATatgatatatttaatttgtatACGCACTAATATACTCATGTACTCTCGTaccttttatatatattaattagtTAATGTGACTATTTCGTGAAGCACCAAGTAAAGTAATGTGTACATTGAAGTTCAGTCAAACAAGAATACCAACTAACTTATAGAAAACTAATGAGCATTTataaaaacaacttcaaaattgaTCATGTATTTCAACTTGCATCAAACAGTAAGTAAAGCACTAACTCAGTCAGGTAAACTCATTAAATAAGTCATTTAAAGTGAGTATGAGGCTTGGATTATTTATGATCACATCTAACTGAGAACAAAcactttgattccaaaaaaaagcTGACCAAAACTGAAATTGCATTCTATCGTTTTTTGGGATACATTAACAATAGAGTAATGAACTAAATCAATAGAGTGGTTAAAGTGAGTTGAAGGTTTGAATTGTTTATTTCTTATTGTGAAGAGAAGTTCAAAGTGCATAATATGCTTGATTATTTATATAAACAGATTGAAAATTGATAACATGCTTCCAATTCAGTTGACAATTTAGTAAACTACATGTAAACACCATATTAGCATTGTCTATTTTGAAGCTCAACCACTTATAAAATATTAATGATCATTGAACATGTTCTATGGATTCCGGCAAGCACTCATTAAAGCACTAATTGTTCAAACCCACGACTCTGTATCTGGTGTCTTTGCATAGCTACTAATTCAGCTGACTAAACGGAAATATAGTAAAGTTATTTGAGATACATTATCACATAAACCCATATCCGTTCAGTTCTATTTATAGTTTTTCCTAAGGTTATTTCATAATTATAGCTTATGTAAACCCATTCGTACTTCAACTTAGTTAGAGTGTTCAAACATGGCTCCTTATCAACACAATCACCAAATATATCCATTAATAAATCTAAGTAAAAAACAATAGATCTTTAATTAGGAAGATGATGAAATTACCTCAAATATCAGTTCAATTTTTGGAATAATCCCTTTATAATTCTGTCTTTGTGATCCAAATTTTATGGTTGTACACCTGTACTTATATTAGAAGCAGTTTATACTTGTCTACAAATCGTGAAAGTTTCTGTCAGGAAAATTGGCTTGATGATTTTTTTCTACTGCATTTCATAATAtatataagggttaaatatataaaaccccCTTGTAATATTAGCGAAATTCGGTTTAGGCCCctgtaaaagatttttttttaaaaccaccCTTATAATTTCCAGATTCGGTTTAGTCCCTTTTTTAGGTTTTCTTAaactttttataaattattttttaaattatcaaaatattatATATGGGCCAAGgctcattttaattttaattttatagctACCTTTCTGTCCACTTACTCTCACTGTTTTTAATTCACAAGTTAATAAATTTCATTGCTATATAAAGATTActtgtgttttgttttcagacaATGTGGGACTAAAAGTGTACTGAAGCAACACAAAACTGTATTTCAAATGGCTGCACCCAAACCACCACCACCTACCACCTGATCATCAACCACAACTTCCTCCTCCATCAGAATCGAGTCTCAAGTATCAAGTAATCATAATCAAACACACACTTTTAATTTTCTCTCTTATCTCCACTTCACTTTGGCATGTTGGAACTTCATCGGCAGATGTTAAAGAAACACTACGATTACATCCTCCATCTCTGCTACTAATCACTCAAGTAAACAAAGAAGAAACTGAATTCAAATGGTTACCATATTAAAGTTGGTTGTCAATGAAACTATGTTGGCCAACCTTATGCATCAGTTTGACTGGAAAATATCTGGAGGGTTTAAGACATTAGATATGGCTCAATCAACTAGATTTCTTGCGCATAAAAATACTCATATTATCATTAAATCAGTTggtctaaatattcataaaaatacTCATAAAAATACTCATATTATCAAGTTGGAGgcaataaaaatgaaaagaagTTGGTCTTGCTGctaattatattttgaaactgcagggtttcattatttatttagttattaaatAGCTTATGGTACTACTTctcattatttattattcatgAACCAGTATGTTACTAATTACATGGTTGGAGAATAGCTTGACGTTGTAGCTTTTAACTTCTACatgcatcaacaacaacattaatgTAGTTCACAATTTCTCTAGAAAGTTCTTGAATATATCTCTCATTCTACATGCATGAATAAATATTTGATAGGCCATGTTTGCTTCATCTTCAAAAAAAATCCATGCAAGGACAAATCTTTGAGTAAATAAATCATCCAAAGAGAAAACCAACTTGCTAAGAAAAGGCCTCATCAATCATGTTGCTCCTACAATACGCAGCGAGCAATGTCGTGTATAGTTCAGaagtagatgatgatgaaatcTGCATTATTATTAGAATGGTTTTCACATAATGGGTATTAACTTTGTAACCACTCAGCACACAGTACCCCAAGTATACACATTTtttgttggtgatgataccacTCAGCTCAGGTACAATCTATAGCTTGAGAAAAGTCATCGtgttcttgtttttgtttgtgttgagTTGCAGTACCAGAACCATGATTGATGAAACATGTAGTTTGTTTTTGTTGGTGTTATGTCTCATGTAACTACAACTAAAATGAGTGTAGTGTTTTTGCTACTGAACATGGAAGGTTGTTGTTGAAGAGTAATGTTTGATAGCATGTTTTAAGAAAGCATAAAACTAGAGTCCCACATCGAAAGCATAAAGTAAATTAAATTGTTTATAAAGTTCATTTTCATACTGGAAAGCAAATGTTGAAGAGTTGGGTTGCTTTGTGTTGTAATGTTGGCTTTAGGTCCAGTGTAATATTTTAAtgcattaaaataataattaatttgtaaataataattaatattttaatgcattaaaatataaaaaacaatataaacgtgaaaaataaataatattacataatattaaaaaataaaaaaaaataattaaggaaATCCACGTGGCAATAAGGAAATCTACGTGGCTTTTAAAagttaaatcaaaaataaaattaaaattcaagtGGACTGCCAAGTCATCGAAAAATGGAATCTGAGCTCAACACGGGCTATAGCTAGAGAATCTGGAAATTGCGAGGGgggttttaaaattttttttttaccaagGGCTAAAAACAaatctcgctaatattacagggggcctttgtatatttaaccctatatataATAGTATCACTAATTTTAGGTAATTACAAATTATAATGACAAATATTATAATCAAACTTAttataaaaaaagtaaataatttaCTAGATAAATTTCTAATTAACATTCCCCCTCAAATTGACTTGGTTGATCAATAATAATCAATTCGCCAATACTATTAGAAAATTTACTTTTAGTGACGGAAAAATTTTGGTGTGACCGATTTAGAGACTAAAATTTTGTGATCGCCTAttcgattataaaaaatatttttgttttatttttttatttttaatcctctATGTTATCTTACTATTTTCCTTccattttttaaaga encodes:
- the LOC131616497 gene encoding uncharacterized protein LOC131616497 gives rise to the protein MDSSKLLGLISMILLLLLPMVTKGDSIDDPNNDFLDRVCEEVDCGRGRCFVNTSLPLSFACECESGWKRTQDEDDDLYATSFLPCVIPECSLNYGCQQAPSPVREKSVPNNIRAYDPCNWAYCGEGRCIRNRTHTLMYMCECNHKYYNLLDISVFPCYSKCTLGSDCSSLGIRVSNSTANFENDASSTIFGGRFYWIIVLLMSTGMVMWS